A genomic stretch from Terriglobus sp. RCC_193 includes:
- a CDS encoding ABC transporter permease, producing MKSLWPIAKRVLLTLPVLWIIVSLVFLLIHLVPGDPVAQMMGEGASSTDLSAFRHQLGLDLPLHTQYLLYWKGVLHGDLGRSIRLKDSVTTLVLARYPYTLLMSLTSLLLAILLAVPAGVGSALHRGKATDRILGGVSLVGLSFPNFALGPILILVFSIALGWLPVSGAGTGPLLGPSTLLHLILPSITLGLSLAAILTRMVRTSMLEELGQDYIRTARAKGLPEQTVVYKHALRNALVPVLTVVGLQFGSLLAGAIVTETIFSWPGIGRLTLSAISNRDYALVQGCTLTIGLTYLAANLLTDLLYTLANPRLRRS from the coding sequence ATGAAATCTCTGTGGCCCATTGCAAAACGCGTGCTGCTCACCCTGCCGGTGCTGTGGATCATTGTGTCGTTAGTTTTCCTACTGATCCATCTGGTACCGGGCGACCCCGTGGCACAGATGATGGGGGAGGGCGCAAGCTCTACCGATCTATCGGCTTTTCGCCACCAACTGGGACTCGACCTGCCGCTGCACACGCAGTATCTGCTGTATTGGAAGGGCGTTCTGCATGGTGATCTGGGGCGTTCGATTCGGCTGAAGGATTCGGTGACCACGTTGGTGCTGGCGCGTTATCCATATACGCTGCTCATGTCGCTGACGTCACTGCTGCTGGCCATTCTGCTTGCGGTTCCGGCGGGTGTTGGATCGGCATTGCATCGTGGCAAGGCCACCGATCGGATTCTTGGTGGCGTTTCTCTGGTTGGGTTGTCATTCCCAAACTTCGCACTGGGACCAATTCTGATCCTGGTGTTTTCCATCGCGCTGGGATGGCTTCCGGTTTCCGGTGCGGGCACGGGGCCGCTGCTGGGGCCAAGTACGCTACTGCATCTGATTCTGCCTTCGATTACGTTGGGCTTATCTTTGGCCGCCATTCTCACGCGTATGGTGCGCACTTCCATGCTGGAAGAACTGGGGCAGGATTACATCCGCACCGCACGCGCGAAAGGACTGCCGGAACAAACGGTCGTTTACAAACATGCGTTGCGTAATGCTCTTGTACCGGTGTTGACGGTGGTGGGATTGCAGTTTGGATCGCTGCTGGCGGGTGCCATTGTGACGGAGACGATCTTCTCCTGGCCCGGCATCGGACGTCTGACGCTTTCTGCTATATCGAACCGTGACTATGCGTTGGTGCAGGGATGCACGTTGACCATCGGCCTGACATATCTTGCGGCAAACCTACTCACCGATCTGCTCTATACGCTGGCTAATCCACGGTTGCGACGCTCATAG
- a CDS encoding metallophosphoesterase family protein — translation MRDTEIMNDKVRVGVISDTHGLLRPEVPLLLEGVDCILHAGDVGDIHILHRLALIAPVTAIRGNVDTTGPCAALSATDLVEISGISIYMVHSIHDLDIKPEAAGVRIVVSGHTHKPAADERNGVLYLNPGSIGPRRFRLPVSLAILHLDGNDARVEFVTLDS, via the coding sequence ATGCGTGACACTGAAATCATGAACGATAAGGTTCGCGTGGGTGTGATTTCTGATACGCACGGACTCCTGCGTCCGGAAGTCCCTCTCCTGCTGGAAGGCGTGGACTGCATTCTGCACGCGGGTGACGTGGGCGATATCCATATCCTTCACCGCCTTGCGCTTATTGCACCCGTTACGGCGATCCGGGGAAACGTGGACACGACCGGCCCATGCGCTGCGCTGTCTGCCACAGACCTGGTCGAAATCAGCGGCATATCCATTTACATGGTGCATTCCATCCACGACCTGGATATCAAGCCTGAAGCGGCCGGAGTGCGCATAGTGGTAAGCGGCCACACGCACAAACCCGCAGCGGACGAACGTAATGGTGTGCTGTATCTGAATCCCGGCAGCATCGGTCCACGACGCTTTCGCCTGCCTGTCTCATTGGCGATTCTTCATCTGGACGGCAACGATGCGCGTGTCGAGTTTGTCACGCTGGATAGTTAA
- a CDS encoding tyrosine recombinase, translating into MQPSTTSSRNSQLLREYMTMLRVEKGLRPLTCEAYLRDLEQFSEHLEVTDGLLASARREDVAAWMEHLRTHDRTDRSIARKLSCLRGFYKWMLLDKRMSHDPTVNIEAPSTWKVLPKSLAEEDVFRMLEMTGVAAHHPQADALALRDHALMELLYAGGLRAGEIVTLHVEDLHLEQQRAQVRGKGDKERIVPLGATACRALEEYLQRGRSQLAAKGLQRTLFLSVRGKPLTTQVVWSIVKSTNSQASPHKLRHSCATHMVEHGADLRSVQTLLGHADISTTQVYTHLALGRLKEVHRLHHPRARRHAVEARVS; encoded by the coding sequence ATGCAGCCGTCCACGACAAGCAGCCGCAACTCCCAGCTCCTGCGCGAATACATGACCATGCTGCGCGTGGAAAAGGGCCTGCGTCCGCTGACCTGCGAGGCGTATCTGCGTGATCTGGAACAGTTTTCCGAGCATCTGGAAGTGACCGATGGCCTGCTTGCCTCGGCGAGGCGAGAAGACGTGGCGGCGTGGATGGAGCATCTGCGCACACATGACCGCACGGATCGCTCCATTGCACGCAAGTTGAGCTGTTTGCGCGGTTTCTATAAATGGATGCTGCTGGACAAGCGCATGAGCCACGACCCCACGGTGAACATCGAAGCGCCCAGCACGTGGAAAGTTCTGCCGAAATCGCTGGCGGAAGAGGATGTGTTCCGGATGCTGGAGATGACGGGTGTGGCAGCCCACCATCCGCAGGCTGATGCCCTTGCATTGCGCGATCATGCGCTGATGGAGTTGTTGTACGCGGGCGGTCTTCGCGCTGGTGAAATTGTTACGTTGCACGTAGAAGATCTGCATCTGGAGCAACAACGTGCGCAGGTGCGCGGTAAGGGCGATAAGGAACGCATCGTACCGCTTGGTGCGACTGCGTGCAGAGCATTAGAAGAGTATTTGCAACGTGGAAGGTCGCAGCTTGCAGCTAAGGGACTGCAGCGGACATTGTTTCTCTCAGTCCGTGGGAAACCGCTGACGACGCAGGTGGTGTGGTCGATAGTGAAATCCACCAACTCGCAGGCCAGCCCACATAAACTGCGGCATAGCTGTGCCACGCACATGGTGGAGCACGGTGCCGATCTGCGCAGTGTGCAGACGTTGCTGGGGCACGCCGACATCAGCACCACGCAGGTCTACACACACCTTGCGCTTGGCCGCTTGAAAGAGGTGCATCGTCTGCACCATCCGCGCGCGCGCCGCCATGCTGTGGAGGCGCGTGTGTCATGA
- a CDS encoding tyrosine-type recombinase/integrase, producing the protein MSLSKLSSRYVTVLESERGASEHTVRAYTREVQGFAAWLEETLGEDGDIRSVEHTHVRAYLAVLYDRGLTKASAARALAAVRSWFRWMAKESIVEQNPATLVATPKLPKHLPRVPSAEEVNRVLDAIENVSAAPRAVKKVGKKSAKPADKEYTGWPERDRVIWELLYGCGIRNSELVGINLRDIYWTNDAILVRGKGRKERYVPLGDAAAKAMRAYLPHREVKLRNGKAALIADGPLLINQSARGSARLTTRSVGRIVKSIAIQRGLPADVHPHTLRHAFGTHMLEEGADLRAIQELLGHERLSTTQRYTQLTVGQVQQVYDKTHPRAN; encoded by the coding sequence ATGAGCCTGTCTAAGCTTAGTAGTCGCTATGTCACGGTTTTGGAAAGCGAACGCGGCGCCAGTGAGCACACCGTCCGCGCTTACACACGCGAGGTGCAGGGCTTTGCTGCATGGCTGGAGGAAACGCTCGGTGAAGATGGCGACATCCGCTCGGTAGAGCACACACATGTTCGCGCATACCTGGCAGTCTTGTATGACCGGGGACTGACAAAAGCATCAGCAGCACGCGCGCTTGCGGCTGTTCGGTCGTGGTTTCGCTGGATGGCCAAAGAGAGCATCGTGGAACAGAATCCGGCAACGCTTGTTGCCACGCCGAAGCTTCCGAAGCATCTGCCGCGAGTGCCATCGGCGGAAGAGGTCAATCGAGTTCTCGATGCCATTGAGAATGTGAGTGCAGCGCCACGAGCAGTGAAAAAGGTTGGTAAGAAATCCGCAAAACCGGCTGACAAGGAATACACCGGCTGGCCGGAGCGTGATCGCGTGATCTGGGAACTGCTCTATGGCTGCGGGATTCGTAATTCAGAGTTGGTCGGCATCAATCTACGCGACATTTATTGGACCAATGATGCGATTCTGGTTCGCGGCAAAGGCCGCAAGGAGCGCTATGTTCCTTTAGGCGATGCTGCCGCGAAAGCCATGCGTGCGTATCTGCCACATCGTGAAGTGAAGCTGCGGAATGGAAAAGCAGCTCTCATTGCCGATGGTCCGCTGCTTATCAACCAGTCCGCACGTGGCTCAGCGCGTTTGACGACCCGTTCGGTGGGACGAATTGTGAAGTCCATCGCCATCCAGCGCGGCCTGCCTGCGGATGTTCATCCGCACACGCTGCGCCACGCTTTCGGTACGCACATGCTGGAGGAGGGAGCCGATCTGCGCGCCATTCAGGAACTCCTTGGCCATGAACGGCTTTCCACCACACAGCGATATACGCAGCTCACCGTGGGCCAGGTGCAGCAGGTGTATGACAAGACGCATCCGAGGGCGAATTAG